From one Henningerozyma blattae CBS 6284 chromosome 1, complete genome genomic stretch:
- the MDL1 gene encoding ATP-binding cassette permease MDL1 (similar to Saccharomyces cerevisiae MDL1 (YLR188W); ancestral locus Anc_1.67), with the protein MIGLRRCLIGLRPTAKIKRFPNITSHLSRSVQLSRRNISATTRNNGLSLLKNNNTKIHVGILPIRRFYSNANNSDANANSNDGTKSNSTNTKGKTREDIYNLFKLAKPEKWYIIASMGLIFITSAVSMLVPSVIGKLLDISTGIEFASNKDENDESSKEDKNENENENENKQTLIYGYTPLVFFSGLGVIFVVGAIANTGRIIILKLTGERIVARLRTRTMKNILKQDGKFQDSNKVGDLISRLSSDSSIVSNAVTRNVSDGARAVIQGCVGVGMMSFISLKLSGVMLFMVPPIGVLAMIYGRKIRNISKKLQESVGSLTKISEEQLNGTRTIQSYVGEKLEIHKYAKEVRKVYHVGLNEAVASGLFFGVTGLIGNGAMLSLLYVGCNMISNGTLSIGGLSSFMMYAVYTGSSLFGLSSFYSEIMKGSGAASRIFEINKYVPDINATKGIDPISFQDKPIEFEHIKFAYPTRSGHMIFQDLNIKINPGEHVCIIGPSGSGKSTISSLLLRYYDPLAGTISIGGKDIKEYSLRKYRKLMGVVHQEPVLFNGTILENILYNVPEEIANDKERLSNAIESSNCNKFLNTLPLGLETPVGPRGTQLSGGQKQRVALARAFLLEPTLLVLDEATSALDPRSESIVAQTLKQRCAKGFTTISIAHRVSTIKHSSRVVVLDKVGHVVETGPYEELLGIKDSALNKLLLSQNVEA; encoded by the coding sequence ATGATAGGGTTAAGACGATGTTTAATTGGATTAAGACCGACAgccaaaataaaaaggtTTCCCAATATAACATCTCATCTATCTAGGAGTGTTCAATTATCAAGACGTAATATTTCTGCCACTACAAGAAATAATGGATTAAGtttattgaagaataaCAATACAAAAATACATGTTGGTATCCTGCCAATTAGAAGATTTTATTCTAATGCAAATAATAGTGATGCTAATGCAAATTCGAATGATGGTACCAAATCGAATAGTACAAATACCAAAGGTAAAACGCGAgaagatatttataatcTTTTTAAACTAGCAAAACCTGAGAAATGGTATATAATCGCATCGATGGGTTTAATCTTTATCACTAGTGCTGTGAGTATGCTAGTTCCCAGTGTTATtggtaaattattagatatttCTACAGGAATTGAATTTGCATCCAATAAGGATGAGAATGATGAATCATCTAAAGAGGATAAAAATGAGAATGAAAATGAGAAtgaaaacaaacaaacattAATTTATGGATATACACCTTTAGTGTTTTTCAGTGGATTAGGTGTCATCTTTGTTGTTGGTGCCATTGCTAATACCGGTAGAATCATTATCTTAAAATTGACAGGTGAAAGAATTGTAGCTAGGTTACGTACACGTACtatgaagaatattttgaaacaaGATGGTAAATTTCAAGATTCCAATAAAGTCGGGGATTTGATTAGTCGATTATCTAGCGATTCATCAATTGTATCTAATGCAGTGACTAGAAATGTTTCTGATGGTGCCAGAGCAGTGATCCAAGGGTGCGTAGGTGTTGGTATGATGAGTTTTATATCTTTGAAATTAAGTGGTGTCATGCTATTTATGGTTCCACCAATTGGTGTATTAGCCATGATTTATGGTAGAAAGATTCGTAACATCTCCAAGAAGTTACAAGAGAGTGTGGGTAGTCTAACAAAAATCTCTGAAGAACAATTAAATGGGACAAGAACGATTCAAAGTTATGTGggtgaaaaattagaaatccACAAATACGCTAAAGAAGTTCGCAAAGTGTATCATGTTGGATTAAATGAAGCTGTTGCCTCTGGGCTTTTCTTTGGTGTTACAGGGTTAATCGGTAATGGTGCCATGCTATCGTTATTATATGTGGGTTGTAATATGATTTCAAATGGTACATTGAGTATCGGTGGATTAAGTAGTTTCATGATGTATGCTGTGTATACAGGCAGTTCATTATTTGGGCTATCTAGTTTCTATTCAGAAATCATGAAAGGCAGTGGTGCCGCGAGtagaatatttgaaattaataaatacgTTCCAGATATTAATGCCACAAAGGGGATTGATCCAATATCCTTTCAGGATAAACCAATAGAGTTTGAACACATTAAATTTGCATACCCAACCCGTTCTGGCCATATGATTTTCcaagatttaaatatcaAGATCAATCCGGGCGAGCACGTTTGTATAATTGGTCCCTCTGGGTCTGGTAAATCTACTATAAGTAGTTTACTGCTGAGATATTACGATCCCTTAGCCGGGACCATCTCTATCGGGGGgaaagatattaaagaatacAGTTTAAGAAAATACAGGAAACTAATGGGTGTAGTTCATCAAGAACCCGTATTGTTTAACGGTACAATATTAGAGAATATCCTTTACAATGTCCCCGAAGAAATCGCCAACGATAAAGAAAGATTATCAAATGCCATTGAATCATCCAATTGTAACAAGTTCCTAAATACTTTACCCTTGGGATTGGAAACACCCGTAGGTCCAAGAGGTACTCAACTATCTGGTGGCCAAAAGCAACGTGTAGCTTTAGCAAGAGCATTTCTACTAGAACCTACGTTATTAGTTCTAGACGAAGCTACAAGTGCCTTAGATCCACGTAGTGAGTCTATAGTGGCCCAAACCTTGAAACAAAGATGTGCCAAAGGTTTCACTACAATATCGATTGCTCACCGTGTGTCCACTATAAAACATAGTTCCAGAGTAGTGGTATTAGATAAGGTTGGCCATGTGGTAGAGACTGGTCCTTATGAAGAATTGCTCGGTATAAAGGATTCTGCCTTAAACAAATTGTTACTGTCACAAAACGTTGAAGCATAA
- the PRM1 gene encoding pheromone-regulated protein PRM1 (similar to Saccharomyces cerevisiae PRM1 (YNL279W); ancestral locus Anc_1.65) — MQLASYLQLNDRISQSWINIYTIGIMLVVVKLIFFYFSITSSMNTAQNFILSKCSTIDEYYNKMMENTPHYLGVMGNYLIEKSIEESVKASLYTLSLLVYASEELVSFMIDLYLGTYECLLVSFIDGTVDVATNATEKLIDFVNSSVGTVANELDDGLDDISKFINKIVKVADKVESFFTDDDDNDNGDSSVSKVNLTISGLRHLYIPSSIDDKLEELSAKTPNFQQLKNETKHLISIPFEKVRTELKTVNTSKYFQNKDMLYIPELKSIDTTNGGVCSDNKENIIKFFQNSGHELKITTIVCIVILIVIGIGAIIPIIWEEYVLWRNVNMMKQEYRNFTKHSNSNYTEMGDVSSSSGDSEYSLREKNPFGDVNVISNTEHFDIIESYQKCFNVWNTRITNSIGKIVCFVGNKNEKMSKAKQIQTRWIISYIFSERALCLLGVALLGILACILQFIIIKILGDFVRNGKNSSLAHSVSSLSKSSARQQISNELNKWGASTNDYIQYTETQINDDVFGWVNTTTTSINGTVNKMINGIDETLADIFNGTLLYKPMKTVVGCIIENKLYTIRNGLTWVHDKAEIKLPSINVTQIHEAITSSNTTTNSTSSDSSSTSREISNELSEFTQEVRNAILTILAQFYKSTLYELAVAFTLLGLWILQIPIALLRLRYHYKVK; from the coding sequence ATGCAATTAGCAAGCTATTTACAACTAAATGACCGTATTTCACAATCATggattaatatatatactattGGTATTATGCTAGTAGTTGTgaaactaatttttttttatttttcaataacttCCTCCATGAATACAGctcaaaattttatattatccAAATGTAGTACAATAGATGAATACTATAATAAAATGATGGAAAATACACCTCATTACTTAGGTGTAATGGGAAATTATCTAATAGAGAAAAGCATTGAAGAGAGTGTAAAGGCAAGTTTATATACTCTCTCACTATTAGTATATGCATCTGAAGAATTGGTATCGTTTATGATTGATCTCTATCTGGGAACATACGAATGTTTATTAGTAAGCTTCATTGATGGTACAGTTGATGTAGCTACTAATGCaactgaaaaattaatagattttGTTAATTCTAGTGTTGGAACTGTGGCTAATGAGTTAGATGATGGGTTAGATGatatatctaaatttataaataaaatagtgAAAGTCGCTGATAAAGTAGAGAGTTTTTTCACCGATGATGATGACAATGACAATGGTGATTCTAGTGTAAGTAAAGTGAATCTAACAATTTCAGGACTAAGACACCTTTATATACCCTCCAGCATTGATGACAAATTAGAAGAACTATCTGCTAAAACACCAAATTTTcaacaattaaagaatgaaaCTAAACATTTAATTTCCATACCTTTTGAAAAAGTTCGAACTGAATTAAAGACTGTTAATACAAGcaaatatttccaaaataaagatatgCTATATATTCCTGAATTAAAGAGTATTGATACTACTAATGGTGGGGTATGCTCTGacaataaagaaaatataataaaatttttccaaaatagTGGTCATGAATTAAAGATTACCACTATAGTTTGTATAGTCATATTAATAGTTATCGGTATTGGAGCAATTATACCAATTATATGGGAGGAATATGTACTTTGGAGGAATGTGAATATGATGAAACAAGAATATAGAAATTTTACCAAACATTCCAATTCCAATTATACAGAAATGGGAGATGTAAGTAGTAGTAGCGGTGATTCGGAATATAGTTTAAGAGAGAAAAATCCCTTTGGTGACGTGAATGTGATATCAAATACTGAACACTTTGATATCATTGAAAGTTATCAAAAATGTTTTAATGTGTGGAATACAAGGATCACCAATTCTATCGGTAAAATTGTATGCTTCGTAGgcaataaaaatgaaaaaatgtCAAAGGCAAAACAAATCCAAACCCGTTGGATAatatcatatatattttcagaAAGAGCCCTTTGTCTTTTGGGGGTTGCGCTTTTGGGGATTCTAGCTTgtattttacaatttattattatcaagaTCCTGGGAGATTTTGTTAGAAATGGGAAGAATTCAAGTTTAGCACATTCTGTATCAAGTCTCAGTAAAAGTTCAGCTAGACAACAAATTAGCAATGAATTGAACAAATGGGGGGCTAGTACAAACGATTATATTCAGTACACAGAAACCCAGATCAATGATGATGTATTTGGATGGGTTAACACTACAACAACTTCCATCAACGGTACAGTAAACAAGATGATCAATGGTATTGATGAAACATTGGCAGATATTTTCAACGGTACTTTACTTTATAAACCCATGAAGACTGTAGTCGGGTGtattattgaaaacaaACTATATACTATTAGAAACGGATTGACTTGGGTTCATGATAAAGCAGAAATTAAACTACCTTCAATTAACGTCACCCAAATCCACGAGGCAATAACCTCCTCCAACACTACTACAAACTCCACGTCATCAGACTCTAGCAGTACCTCTAGGGAGATATCAAATGAATTGTCGGAATTTACTCAAGAAGTTCGCAATGCTATTCTAACCATTCTTGCCCAATTCTACAAGTCTACACTTTACGAATTAGCTGTTGCATTTACCCTCTTGGGACTCTGGATACTCCAAATTCCCATAGCTCTTCTAAGATTAAGGTACCACTATAAAGTGAAgtga
- the SKG3 gene encoding Skg3p (similar to Saccharomyces cerevisiae SKG3 (YLR187W) and CAF120 (YNL278W); ancestral locus Anc_1.66), giving the protein MKRFFSSSKNSPSRDESSGNSPTFHQLSTPSSSSNNSSNGSARRHPSNMSKSSGNSNNNHSTISELRLPKIFTTDTSTNRTTANPHITNSDPTNNYLKDPNITPELAPIIRLLAAQGHRRYHEGTFLLLHDLNSEGNPAQRKWIETYGVLLGSQLALWNAKDLKNSSDELKKIASKPTYINFTDATFKPLDENISKDDSVKEKIKFTIVVSTTAKNRYFLQFHAKDSFVKWHSALRLTQYENTALQEAYTGAFLASRGVRLGDINVILANTKFDYEDWVSVRFGIGMPWKRCYAVISQSSGSKRKNKELKDLGQINFYENDKKIKKSSSMATVVNLKAVYSIYPSSPALMDSSTIVKLDGLIKFPNDKNQEPLEDTSIFIMPEKHNAVPGYDTMIRFLFPVMNAFKLYGRPKKLISDKDDVNSLLFALPLSPHLYYLKIEDLFPLANSSTSNDWNIQDWKEQIKNILKKKITTGYTGCGSAADLPSTVFSPTLGSAELFDSTNTNLDLLAKPIHPVMSNSTQIENTISNSSSNYADDDQDLDTSTAALDKNQNNTLSANLSTPSQSNSKAAVARNVSQNDNLSAIYSNYSNSPFGQSELRNSKLQPNLNDSTTNTHNFNHIDNNTPNSNVENKVVSSNYGDSENDDEDEDFESVNHLPYDNGSQFNNTMSDLSINSEKNKQRQKEFVKQQLQNKHSKEDEQRNIFDPDYLEQNQLINEQMNGNDNSNSTDTNPRNKFGLKIDLKSQSNIDSAAKQSQNKKPNQMYYNENPYYDDEDDDDDAIKNNVSQPNYIRHDEINLPSSADDNYMTPQSTIDNYHQNYYNNSDEDNDDYNNFAKLPTLPPLLYNSKNSQSNSKSSSPLDQDTQLHNPPSEQQRASPNIYTRQGMRPNPAAPIVPAVKGDVSDNGNDENSSASNYQLHPNTFSALEGTSPKVHHPMGTTHVAPNQNYVPQQPQQPQRSLTPQSPMQRPYPMGNNGANGSPSQRSGQFQNTSPNMNMNMNNMNNNMHMNNMHMNNMHMNNNMNNNMNMYNNMGNMNNNMLMNGQPPMRPMTNQYPPSPHKQRSGSPMGRKGKKNTLPPPHQMKGQAPQVQRQGSPNSPYQQRQGQGQGQGYFGNGQPQMNNQYPSPNQMRVVTPQGKMQPQQRNHSPLNPQFPQQSPINNNQPRFPNQMPMQNQMPMQNQMPMQNQMPMNVPNGGRMMHNHKKPQVGMPHQLQNNRPSHHINNGQKSYQASGGFSQFMPPSAQQNTNKNPYAH; this is encoded by the coding sequence ATGAAAAGGTTTTTCTCCTCTAGTAAGAATTCTCCATCAAGAGATGAATCGAGTGGTAATAGTCCTACTTTCCATCAACTTTCCACTCCAAGCTCATCTTCCAACAACTCATCTAATGGATCAGCAAGGCGTCATCCATCTAATATGAGTAAATCAAGTGGCAACTCGAACAATAATCATTCTACTATTTCCGAGTTGAGATTACCCAAGATCTTTACCACTGATACCTCTACTAATCGAACCACTGCCAATCCACATATTACGAATTCTGATCCGAccaataattatttgaaagacCCTAATATAACCCCAGAACTGGCTCCAATTATTCGATTACTAGCGGCTCAAGGTCATAGAAGGTATCACGAAGGTACATTTCTTCTATTACACGATTTGAATTCAGAGGGAAACCCTGCTCAAAGAAAATGGATCGAAACTTATGGTGTGTTATTAGGTTCGCAATTGGCTCTTTGGAATGCAAAGGACTTGAAAAATAGTTCcgatgaattgaaaaaaattgctTCTAAGCCAActtatattaatttcacAGATGCTACTTTTAAACCCTTggatgaaaatatttctaaagaTGATTCTGTAAaggaaaaaatcaaatttacCATTGTGGTATCGACTACTGCcaaaaatagatattttttacaaTTCCATGCTAAGGATTCATTTGTTAAATGGCATTCAGCATTAAGATTAACACAATATGAAAACACTGCATTACAAGAGGCATACACTGGTGCATTCTTGGCCAGTAGAGGTGTTAGATTAGGTGATATTAATGTTATTTTGGCTAATACGAAATTCGATTACGAAGATTGGGTTAGCGTTAGGTTTGGTATAGGAATGCCTTGGAAAAGATGTTATGCAGTAATTTCTCAATCTAGTGGCTCCAAGAGGAAAAacaaagaattaaaagatttaggtcaaattaatttctacgagaatgataaaaagattaaaaaaagttcGTCGATGGCCACTGTAGTAAATTTGAAAGCTGTATATTCCATTTATCCATCTTCTCCCGCATTAATGGATTCATCTACTATTGTTAAGTTAGATGGGTTAATTAAATTCCCCAATGACAAAAATCAAGAACCGTTAGAAGATACaagtatatttattatgCCTGAAAAACATAATGCAGTACCTGGTTATGATACAATGATTAGGTTCTTATTCCCTGTAATGAAtgcatttaaattatatggTAGACctaaaaaattgatatctGATAAAGATGATGTAAATTCTCTTTTATTTGCCTTGCCATTATCCCctcatttatattatttaaaaattgaagatttatttCCCTTGGCAAACTCTTCAACAAGTAACGATTGGAATATTCAAGATTGGAAagaacaaataaaaaacattttgaagaaaaaaattactacAGGTTACACAGGTTGTGGTTCTGCAGCTGATCTACCAAGTACAGTATTTTCTCCTACTCTTGGCTCCgctgaattatttgatagtACTAATACTAACTTGGATTTATTGGCAAAACCAATCCATCCTGTAATGAGCAATTCCActcaaattgaaaatactatttcaaattcttcttctaattaTGCCGATGATGATCAAGACCTTGATACTTCTACAGCTGCACTAgataaaaatcaaaataataccCTTTCTGCAAATCTTTCTACTCCTTCCCAATCGAATAGTAAAGCAGCGGTTGCTAGGAATGTTTCACAAAATGATAACTTGTCTGCCATTTATTCAAACTACTCAAATTCACCTTTTGGACAATCGGAATTAAGAAATTCTAAATTACAACCAAATTTAAACGATTCAACTACAAATACACATAATTTTAAtcatattgataataatactcCAAATTCTAACGTTGAAAATAAGGTAGTCTCTTCCAATTATGGTGATAGTGAAAATGACGATGAAGACGAAGATTTTGAAAGTGTAAATCATCTTCCTTACGACAATGGCTctcaatttaataatactatgAGTGATTTATCAATCAATTCtgagaaaaataaacaaagaCAAAAAGAATTCGTTAAACAACAATTACAGAACAAACATAGCAAAGAAGATGAACAACGTAACATATTTGATCCTGATTATTTGGAACAAAaccaattaataaatgaacAAATGAACGGaaatgataattcaaatagtaCTGATACCAATCCACGTAATAAGTTCGGTTTAAagattgatttaaaatcacAATCTAATATCGATTCTGCTGCCAAGCAAAgccaaaataaaaaacctAATCAAATGtattataatgaaaatcCATATTacgatgatgaagatgacgatgacgatgctattaaaaataatgtaaGTCAACCAAATTACATCAGAcatgatgaaattaatcTTCCAAGTAGTGCTGATGATAATTATATGACTCCTCAATCAACGATAGATAATTATCaccaaaattattataacaatagtgatgaagataatgatgattataataattttgctAAATTACCAACCTTACCTCCACTCCTCTATAATTCGAAAAATTCTCAATCAAATTCCAAATCTAGTTCCCCCTTGGATCAAGATACACAGCTTCATAATCCTCCTTCAGAACAACAGAGGGCTTCaccaaatatttatacacGCCAAGGTATGAGACCGAATCCTGCTGCACCTATAGTACCAGCTGTCAAAGGAGATGTATCTGATAATGGAAATGATGAAAACAGTAGCGCAAGTAATTATCAACTCCATCCAAATACATTTTCTGCTTTGGAAGGTACTTCACCTAAAGTTCATCATCCAATGGGAACTACACATGTGGCCCCAAACCAAAATTATGTTCCACAACAACCACAACAACCACAACGTTCCCTAACACCTCAATCACCAATGCAACGTCCTTACCCAATGGGAAATAACGGTGCTAATGGTTCTCCTTCTCAGAGATCTGGCCAGTTTCAAAACACTTCCCcaaatatgaatatgaatatgaataatatgAACAACAATATGCATATGAACAACATGCATATGAACAACATGCACATGAACAACAATATGAACAACAATATGAACATGTACAATAATATGggaaatatgaataataatatgttGATGAATGGCCAACCTCCAATGCGTCCTATGACTAATCAATATCCACCTTCTCCACATAAACAACGTTCAGGATCTCCAATGGGGAGAAAAGGAAAGAAGAATACGTTGCCACCGCCACATCAAATGAAGGGTCAAGCCCCACAAGTACAAAGACAAGGTAGTCCAAATTCTCCATATCAACAAAGACAGGGCCAAGGTCAAGGCCAGGGCTATTTTGGTAATGGACAACCCCAGATGAATAACCAGTATCCAAGCCCTAACCAAATGAGAGTCGTAACTCCTCAAGGTAAGATGCAACCTCAGCAAAGAAATCACTCACCTTTGAATCCACAATTCCCACAACAATCACCAATCAATAATAACCAACCAAGGTTCCCAAATCAAATGCCAATGCAAAATCAAATGCCAATGCAAAATCAAATGCCAATGCAGAATCAAATGCCAATGAATGTACCCAATGGTGGTAGAATGATGCATAACCATAAAAAACCACAGGTAGGTATGCCACACCAATTACAGAATAATAGGCCTTCTCATCATATCAATAATGGACAAAAGTCATACCAGGCATCTGGAGGATTCTCTCAATTCATGCCACCCTCTGCTCAACAGAATACCAATAAAAACCCATACGCTCATTAG
- the MET2 gene encoding homoserine O-acetyltransferase (similar to Saccharomyces cerevisiae MET2 (YNL277W); ancestral locus Anc_1.68) produces MSVLRELDIEQVKQENPFAKLVNNQTIVEVSELKLESGITIHNFPIAYKTWGKLNSTKDNVLIVCHALTGSADVADWWGPLLGSNLAFDPSRFFVICLNSMGSPYGSFSPLTINAQTGLPWGPEFPLCTVRDDTRAHRIVLDYLGVTSVAAVIGGSMGGMLALEWATTFGKDYIHNLVALATSARHSAWCISWSEAQRQSIYSDPKYCDGYYELDDPPVAGLSAARMAALLTYRSRNSFEKKFSRNTPSLAQRKKSGASINLTNQSRQDSIRTSLTEVDINIKSLKIHNDGIAHPHSPPNNSFSRNNSTSSSSDSLKSVSSHTSITSATATINESKDVRFPKTYFSAQSYLRYQGGKFINRFDANCYIAITRKLDTHDLSRDRFTYSLNSDSESESEQDDENIVKVLQSIEQPSLIIGISSDGLFTYSEQEFLAQHIPNAKLNEIVSPEGHDAFLLEFKLINGLIVDFLHENAKEITNSKPIQWNGETGNDENQTSVFGEAEEVTNW; encoded by the coding sequence atgTCTGTATTGAGAGAATTAGATATAGAACAAGTTAAACAAGAAAACCCATTTGCAAAACTTGTAAACAACCAAACTATTGTAGAAGTttctgaattaaaattagaatctGGCATTACAATTCATAATTTCCCTATAGCTTATAAGACATGGGGGAAATTAAATTCTACGAAGGATAATGTATTAATAGTCTGTCATGCCTTGACTGGTTCTGCAGATGTAGCCGATTGGTGGGGGCCTCTATTGGGTTCAAATTTAGCCTTTGATCCATCTAGGTTTTTTGTCATTTGTTTGAATTCAATGGGATCTCCATATGGTTCATTTTCTCCATTAACAATAAATGCTCAAACTGGGTTACCTTGGGGTCCAGAATTCCCATTATGTACTGTCAGAGATGATACTAGAGCCCATAGAATTGTTTTGGATTATTTGGGTGTGACTTCTGTTGCCGCAGTTATAGGTGGTTCTATGGGTGGTATGCTTGCTTTAGAATGGGCAACCACTTTTGGCAAAGATTATATCCATAATTTAGTAGCTTTGGCTACTTCTGCAAGACATTCAGCTTGGTGTATTTCATGGTCTGAAGCTCAAAGACAATCAATTTATTCAGATCCTAAATATTGTGATGGTTATTACGAATTAGATGATCCACCTGTAGCTGGTCTTTCTGCTGCAAGAATGGCTGCTCTACTAACTTATCGTAGTAGAAAtagttttgaaaaaaagttttcaaGAAATACTCCATCATTAGctcaaagaaaaaagtcAGGTGCATctataaatttaacaaaCCAATCACGCCAAGATTCTATCAGAACTTCGTTAACTGAAGTagatatcaatattaaatctttaaagatCCATAATGATGGGATAGCTCATCCTCATTCTCCACCTAacaattcattttcaagaaataattctacATCTTCCTCTTcagattctttaaaatctGTATCTTCTCATACTTCAATCACTTCAGCTACTGCCACAATAAATGAGTCCAAAGATGTAAGATTCCCAAAGACTTATTTCTCAGCTCAAAGTTATTTACGTTATCAAGGTGgcaaattcattaatagaTTTGATGCTAATTGTTATATTGCCATTACAAGAAAACTAGATACCCATGATTTATCAAGAGATAGATTTActtattctttaaatagtGATAGTGAAAGTGAAAGCGAACAAGATGATGAGAATATCGTTAAAGTTTTACAATCAATCGAACAGCCTTCATTAATCATCGGTATTAGTTCAGATGGACTTTTCACTTATTCAGAACAGGAATTCTTAGCTCAACATATTCCAAACGCTAAATTGAATGAAATTGTTTCTCCAGAAGGCCATGATGCTTTCCTGTTAGAATTTAAGTTGATTAATGGGTTAATTGTTGATTTCTTACATGAGAATGCAAAGGAGAtaacaaattcaaaaccTATTCAATGGAATGGTGAAACTGGTAACGATGAAAATCAAACAAGTGTCTTTGGTGAGGCTGAAGAAGTTACTAATTGGTAA